Part of the Sphaerochaeta associata genome is shown below.
CGGACGGATATTTATGGGCGTTCTCCTCATAGGGCATATCAACAAGGGAGAGAAGGTCGCGGACGATTGTATCGCACTCTTCCTTTGAGTAGCCCAACAGCTTGGGAACCACGCTGATGTTCTGGCTGACGGTCATGTTCGGAAACAATCCTATTTGCTGGATGACATAGCCGATCTGACGGCGCAGCTGTACGGCATTCTGCTTGGTTACATCCTTGCCGTCGATGAAGACCGTACCGGCCTTGGGTTCGATCAAGCGGTTGATGGTTCTCAGCGTAGTGGTCTTGCCGCATCCGCTGGGACCGATTAAGACAACGAATTCTCCGGTTTTGATGGTAAAGCTCAAATCGTGAAGAATTGTCTTGGACCCATATCGTTTGGTCACATTCCTAAATTCAATCATTGTGTGTTGCTCCTCGTATAACAGTGATGTCTATTCTGTGCAAGATTAAGACAACCTAATAGTAATATATAAGTTGTCAGTTAGGCAACCCAATGCAAAAAATAGTGCATGTTTCAACTGAAACCTACAAATAGATGCTGTATTTAAAGATTCAACAATCAGAGGACAACAATATTGTTCACATCACAATGTTGTCAGTTCGCAAAAAAAAACCCAGCCGAAGCTGGGAGAAGAAAAAATATTGTGGTACTTATTCACCGCACTCATCATGATGGGCATGTTCATGGCAGATGCTGCCGGTACTTGCAAGTGATCCTGCAAGGTAGGCTTTTACTGCTTCCTCGCTCTTGCCTTGGGCACCCAGAATCACCTCGATGTTGTGCTCATTGAAGATATCGACGGCGCCTCCCCCCATACCCCCGCTGATGATGGTGTTCACACCCATCTCGTGCAGGAAATTGGGAAGAAAACCAGGACGATGCCCTGGATTCGGTACACTGCTGTGGTCGATGATCCTTCCTTCCTTGGTATCGAATACTTCAAATGTCTCACAGTGACCGAAATGTCCGCACACCATCTTGTTCTCACTTGCTACTGCTACTTTCAACATATAAAACTCCTGATATAGTAAGATATTAAAGACTTAAGATATCCCCACCGGCAAGATAGCGAACCTTTTCTCCCATCAAACCGCGTAACGCAGCATAGTTTTCCTCACCCGTACAGTGACAGGTATAAAAGGTCGCCTTGCTTGCAAGCAGAACCGAGGCGATATGCTCGAGCACCTCCGGCTTTTCCGGCTCGCCGGTACGATGGTTGTAGAGATGGAAGCCTCCGATGACATGGGTCGGGTGAAAACCCCGGTGATCGTGGTATGACTTCAGGATATTGAGGATCCCACGGTGAGAGCATCCGGTTACCAGAAGCCTGACATCACCTTCTTGAATGGAGAGGTATTGCTCATGGGTAAAGTTGTCCACCGTATAGGTCTCTCCTTCCTTTCTGAAGAGACTCTGATTTCCCGAAGGAACGGAATCGGTACCATCCACCTTGGAAAATAAGGTGATATCACCGCTGATGGGAGTAAATGCGGAGGTGAACATAAATCGATTGCTGCCAAAAAGGGTGGGATCGACGCCGATGTAATGGTACTCGCCCTCGGCACGCTCGCTGTAATAGGGGCCGAAGGCCTCCTTTCTCACATACAGGGGGGCATGGGTGTTCTTGGTAAAGAACGTTTTCAAACCTCCGCTATGGTCATAGTGGCCGTGAGAGAGCACCGCAGCATCAACCCGTTGAAGATCAATGCCTAGTTTTTCTGCATTGACGGCGAAGAGCTCGCTCGCCCCGCTGTCGAAAAGTATGGTCTTGCCTGCTGCTTCGATGTAGAGACTTAATCCATGCTCAAATCCTAAAGCGCTGCATGTGGTGGTATTTTCCACCAAGGTTGTAATCTTCATTGCCTTACGTGCTCCTTCCATACTTGGAGTGTTTTACTATAGATGCTCTTGAGTGCATTCGATGCCGGACTGTTCAGGCAGGCTGGATTCTCACCTTTGTTCAGTGCTGCAATGACCTGCCCGTCGTAGGGAATCTTTCCGAGGAAGGGAATGCCCTCCTTGAAACAAAATACCTCGATTTCCCCGCAGATTGTTGGATTCATATCGTATTTGTTCACCACCACTGCTACCGGGACCTGCAGCTGCCGGGCACTGGAAATAACCCGCTTCAGATCCGAGAAAGCACTGACCGAGGGTTCGGCGACCATGAGGGCCAAATCCACACCAGCAAGCGATGCAATGACCGGACACCCGATGCCCGGACTTCCATCAAGGATTGCCACCTCTGTTTCCTGGGTATTGTCCCTCAATTGTTTTTTTACTTCGCTTACCAGCTTGCCGGTGGTTCCGCTTCCCATGGTCAGGGTGGCTGTCGAGAAACGCTCTTCGCCCCGTTCGTACAGCTTCAGTTCTCCTACCTTGACCGGTTTGGTGGAAATCGCACCTACAGGACACACATGCAGGCAGTAGGTACAGCCCTCGCATGCAATCGGGTCGATTCGATACGTCGGACCTGGGATGACGGCATCGAAGCGGCATACTGCAAAACATCGGCTACAGGCGGTACAGAGGTCGCTGTCGATCATCGCCTTGGGCAGACCGAAATAATCGGATGCCTGTTCTTTTGTAAAGCTTCCCATGACCAAGTGAAGGTTGGGTGCATCGACATCGCAGTCAGCGTAGGCCTTGGCCTGGGAGAGGGCGATGAAGGTGCTGGCAACGGTGGTTTTTCCGGTTCCCCCCTTACCGCTGAGAATGAGTATCTGATGCATCTTCAACCTCCTTCAGCAACAGGGAGAAATAGGTGTGATACTTCTCACTCTCCTGACTTGCCACCAATCCATCACTCGTAAGACGGGCCAGGTCTTGGTCATAGGGGAGGGAGCCGAGAATCTGTAAATTATGTGTTTTTGCATACGCCAGTGATGGATTCTCCCCGTCCTGAGTCTTGTTCAACAGTACTGCACAGGGTTTTTTCAACAGCATCACCAGCTCATGCACCATGGCAAGGTTGTGTGCACCAAAGATGGTGGGTTCAGCGACCAGGAGGCAAAAATCGGCATGGGAAATGGTTTCCGTCACCAGGCAACCGCTGCCTGGAGGGCTGTCGATGATGGTGAGCCCGCTGTGTTTTTCCCTCATCAAGGCTTTGATGAGTGGGACGGCCGAGCTCTCTCCGATGCGCATCTCTGCAGAGAGAAATGTGATTGTACCGCTGTTTCCCTTACGGACAACTCCCAGTGGTTTCTGAACCTCGGTCAACGCATGGTTGGGACAGAGATGCATGCACAAGCCGCAACTGTGGCAAATCTCATCAAAGATCAACAATTGCTTGCCTATGACAGCCAAGGCATTGAAGGCGCAGGCTTTGCTGCAGATCCTGCAGCCATCGCAAAGATTCTGATCGACGACAGGCTTGCCTACGGTAATCACCTCTTCCTGTACGTAGGAAGGCTTGAGAAAGAGATGCCCATTCGGCTCTTCCACATCACAATCGATGTAGGTGGCCCGCTGCGCCACAGAAGCAAGATTGACGCTGACCAAGGTCTTCCCGGTGCCTCCCTTGCCGCTGAGCACCGCTATGGTGCGGTCAGTGGGCATGATGAAATCCAGCATGGATGGCATCCAATTCAGCAAGCTTGTTCTCAAGCAGTGCACTGATATTGTCTGCGATGCTGAGGTTGAGAGCCTTAAGCAGGGATATGTCTGCGGCTTTCAGCACTTTTGCAGCATTTTCTCCCAAGCGAAAGGTTATGAGGGTGGTGATCTTCGCATCCACCAAATCCTGGGCCGCTTGGATGCCGGCTCCTCCAGGACTTTGTGCCGCCTCATTTACGATGAAGTTGCTCTTCTGATTCTCTGTATCAAAAATACAATAATAGGGTGCTCTTCCAAATGAGACGCACAGGGGGCTGTCTAATTTCTGCTCTTCTGCCGGTACTGCAACAATCATTGGTGATTCTCTCCTTCAATCTCTGTCATTCTGGATCTCCATCTGCAGCCACGGCCGCATCTGCCCAACCCTTGTCCATTGTGGTCATGCAGGCGATATTCACCGCCTTCGATGAAGAGCGGTTTGCCATCCACCAAGGAAGCAGCCAGTTTTTTCCGTGCAGTGTCATACATACCTTGCACGGTGGTTCTCGCTACCTCCATTTGTTCGGAGCACTCCTGTTGAGTCATGCCTTCATGATCTATGAGACGGATGGTCTCATACTCATCGACGGACATGACTACAGGCTGCCGTCCCTCGAGGTTCGAGCCTATCGGCCCGAACCTGGAGTTCGGAGGAAGCGAACAAACGCTTCGCCATTTGCGTGGTCTACTCATGCTTTCTCCAATGCTTCAATACGTTTCAGCTCTTCTTGGAGCAATTGTTTTCTCTCTGCAAGCGTAATGGGGGAGGCAACAGCTGCGTAGAGGCCGCATCCTCTGCCTGCGCGTCTTCCCATTCCATACCCAACTGCGGAGTAATTGTTGCAATTACCCATTCCTCTTCCTGTCATCGGACCAAATCCGGCAGGACCGGTTCCATCTCTTCGTGGCATATCGTGCC
Proteins encoded:
- a CDS encoding NifB/NifX family molybdenum-iron cluster-binding protein, producing the protein MLKVAVASENKMVCGHFGHCETFEVFDTKEGRIIDHSSVPNPGHRPGFLPNFLHEMGVNTIISGGMGGGAVDIFNEHNIEVILGAQGKSEEAVKAYLAGSLASTGSICHEHAHHDECGE
- a CDS encoding MBL fold metallo-hydrolase, with product MKITTLVENTTTCSALGFEHGLSLYIEAAGKTILFDSGASELFAVNAEKLGIDLQRVDAAVLSHGHYDHSGGLKTFFTKNTHAPLYVRKEAFGPYYSERAEGEYHYIGVDPTLFGSNRFMFTSAFTPISGDITLFSKVDGTDSVPSGNQSLFRKEGETYTVDNFTHEQYLSIQEGDVRLLVTGCSHRGILNILKSYHDHRGFHPTHVIGGFHLYNHRTGEPEKPEVLEHIASVLLASKATFYTCHCTGEENYAALRGLMGEKVRYLAGGDILSL
- a CDS encoding ATP-binding protein, translated to MHQILILSGKGGTGKTTVASTFIALSQAKAYADCDVDAPNLHLVMGSFTKEQASDYFGLPKAMIDSDLCTACSRCFAVCRFDAVIPGPTYRIDPIACEGCTYCLHVCPVGAISTKPVKVGELKLYERGEERFSTATLTMGSGTTGKLVSEVKKQLRDNTQETEVAILDGSPGIGCPVIASLAGVDLALMVAEPSVSAFSDLKRVISSARQLQVPVAVVVNKYDMNPTICGEIEVFCFKEGIPFLGKIPYDGQVIAALNKGENPACLNSPASNALKSIYSKTLQVWKEHVRQ
- a CDS encoding 4Fe-4S binding protein, yielding MLDFIMPTDRTIAVLSGKGGTGKTLVSVNLASVAQRATYIDCDVEEPNGHLFLKPSYVQEEVITVGKPVVDQNLCDGCRICSKACAFNALAVIGKQLLIFDEICHSCGLCMHLCPNHALTEVQKPLGVVRKGNSGTITFLSAEMRIGESSAVPLIKALMREKHSGLTIIDSPPGSGCLVTETISHADFCLLVAEPTIFGAHNLAMVHELVMLLKKPCAVLLNKTQDGENPSLAYAKTHNLQILGSLPYDQDLARLTSDGLVASQESEKYHTYFSLLLKEVEDASDTHSQR
- a CDS encoding NifB/NifX family molybdenum-iron cluster-binding protein produces the protein MIVAVPAEEQKLDSPLCVSFGRAPYYCIFDTENQKSNFIVNEAAQSPGGAGIQAAQDLVDAKITTLITFRLGENAAKVLKAADISLLKALNLSIADNISALLENKLAELDAIHAGFHHAH
- a CDS encoding DUF134 domain-containing protein, which produces MSRPRKWRSVCSLPPNSRFGPIGSNLEGRQPVVMSVDEYETIRLIDHEGMTQQECSEQMEVARTTVQGMYDTARKKLAASLVDGKPLFIEGGEYRLHDHNGQGLGRCGRGCRWRSRMTEIEGENHQ
- a CDS encoding DUF5320 domain-containing protein; this translates as MPRRDGTGPAGFGPMTGRGMGNCNNYSAVGYGMGRRAGRGCGLYAAVASPITLAERKQLLQEELKRIEALEKA